From the genome of Novosphingobium sp. P6W:
TGATGTTGGCCAGGTTCAGGCCGCCGAACTTGTGGCCATGTGCATAAGTCGCATAGATCAGCGAATCCGGCGTCACCTTCCATGACAGCGTAGCGCCGCCCGAAAGGCGTCCCTCGCTGGTGCTTGCGCTATAATAGTTCGCCACCCCGTAGCGCCCGCGAATGGTGTTGGCGGCCGTAAGCTGTGCGGCGGTCAGCCCATTGAGGCTGGCGCCTGTCGCGGTCTGGTCGAAATAGCCGGTCTTAATTTCGTAGGTGTAGCGAAGCCCGCCGGTGAAATCGATCGTGGGCGTGACATGCCAGATCGCCTGGCCGAAAGCCGCGTAGCTGTTCGTCACAGGCCTGGAGCGCCCGGTGATGGTGTAGCCATTCAGCGCCGCTGCGGCTGCGGTGGAATTGACGCTGGGGGCGACGAACCACGCCGCCGCGTCACGTCCATAAGCGTTGAGCGATTCTGCATCGATCGACTGCCATAGATAATAGAGGCCTGCCACATAGTCGACCTTGCGCGTGCCTTCCGACGCGATGCGCAGTTCCTGGCTGAACTGGCGCTGCTCGTTGCTCTGATGGAAATCAGTACCGGCATCGAGACTGGTGGAATCGCCATCGTTATGCGGATACCAGTTCCATGCGCGGTATGCGGTGACCGAGGTGATCGTATTGCCCGGGATCGACAACTCCGCGATCGAGTTCAGGCCCCACTGGTTCATCTTGTAGCGCGGATTGGCATTGGTATCGACAATGCGTGCGCCCGGATTGACGGCGACCGGCGTGTAACCGGCGCGCGCTGCGCGGTCGTAGTAATTGTTCGCGAAGACAGTGCCGTTGTCATACCGGGTTATCACGCCGGTCAATACCGAGGCGGAAGTCTTGGAGTGCTGGCGCCCGTAATCGCCAATGAGGCGCAGCTTGAAATTGCTGGATGGCGTAAACAGCAATTGCCCACGCAACCCCAAGTCGTGGTAATCCTGCGTATCATCGCCGTCATAGCGGTTGGTCATGTAGCCGTCGCGGTCGGTCTTGGAGACGTAGATGCGCGCGGCAAGCAGATCGTCCACCAAGGCGCCGCTGGCATAGGCGTGGAGCTGCCGGAAGTTGTAGTTTCCTACCGTGATGTCGCCACCAGCATCGGGCTCGAAGGTGGGCGACTTTGTGGTGACCACCACGGCGCCGGCTGAAGTGTTCTTGCCGAACAGCGTACCCTGCGGCCCGCGCAGGACCTCGATCCGCTCTACGTCGGAAAGGTCGAACACCGCCTGTCCCGGCCGCGCGAGGTAGACCTGATCGACATAAACTCCGACCGCCGGCTCCAGCCCGTCATTGTAAACCGATACGTTGTTGCCCAGCCCGCGAATATTGATGCTGGTGTTGCGGGGGTTGGTCTGCGTGACGACAAGGCTGGGTGTCAGCTGCTGAAGGTCGCGCAGGTTATAAGTGCGCGTCGCTGCAAGCTGTTCGCCGCCGAAAGCATTGGCCGCAACGGGCACGTCCTGAATGCGCTCGTTGCGACGGCGGGCAGTAACAATGATATCGGTGCCGCCCCCCCGCGCCACGTTCGCCTCGCCCGCCGCTGCCTCATCGGCTGCAGCGGCGCCGTCTTCTGCCAGCACAGGCATGGCGGCCAGCGCAGTCGTCCCGATAAGGGCAAGCGTCGTGGCGCGCAGAATTCTCTTCATCTTCAAACCTTTTTTGCGAATGCGACCATGGCCTGGTGGCTATGAGGAATCTCAATCGTTTTAGTAGAGATGCTCACGTGACCAGCAACGAAGTTTCTCTACCAATGGAATAGAGAATCTTTGTTGGGCGCATGCCGCTTTGCCGCCAAGCTGGCGACTTCCCTTCCAGCTATAACGGAACGCCCGTGATCCGCCCTGCCAAACGCCGTCTGATTCGCCCCACCAATCGCAGGACGGCGCTGATCGCCGCGGCCCTGATGAGCACCCTCCTGACCTCACCGCTCGCAGCGCAGACGTCCCTTGTTCCGGCTGCTCCCGCCAGCGCAGCGCAGGAAGCAAAGCGCCCCAACTTCCTGGTTATCGTCGCCGATGACCTTGGCTGGTCGGATCTGGGCGCATTCGGCGGCGAGATCGCCACCCCCAACCTCGACGCACTTGCGACCAGCGGTGTTCGCTTCACCGGTTTCCACACCGCGCCCACCTGCTCACCCACGCGCTCGATGCTCCTCAGCGGCGTCGACAACCACGAGGCCGGAATCGGCACCATGGCGGAATCGCTGGGGCCATCGCAGATCGGTCGGCCGGGCTACGAAGGCTATCTCAACGACCGCGTCGCCTCGATCGCGGAACTGCTGCAGCAGGGCGGATATCGCACGGTGATGTCCGGCAAGTGGCATCTGGGCCTTACCCCGGGACGCGGCCCTGCCGCACGCGGGTTCGAGCGATCTTTCGCGCTGCTGCAGGGCTTGGGAAACCACTTCGGCGGCGACCAGGACGGGGCTTGGAAGAAAGCCAAGGCCAATAGCGTCTACCGCGACGACGGGGCGGTTACCCGCTTTCCCATCGGACGTTATTCTGCGGACTATTTCGCCGACCGCCTCATCGGCTTCCTCGACGAAGGCGCCTCGGACGCGCGCCCGTTCTTCGCCTACCTGCCCTTCACCACCCCGCACTGGCCGATGCAGGCCCCCGCTGAGACGATCGCGAAATACAAGGGTCGTTACGACGCCGGTTACGAAGCGCTGCGCCAAAAACGCCTCGTACGGCAGAAGGAACTGGGCCTTGTCGCCCTCGACCAGCAGCCCCATGCGCCTGACGGGGTCAAGCCATGGGACAGCCTGAGCCCTGAGCAGAAGGCCCTCGAAGCGCGCAAGATGGAAGTCTACGCCGCGATGGTCGACCGGATGGACCAGAACGTCGGCCGGGTGATCGCGGAACTCAAGCGTACCGGCAAATACGAGGACACCGTGATCGTATTTCTCGCCGACAACGGCCCTGAAGGCAGCGAAATAGACGCGCCATTCCAGGTGCGCGGCGTCGCGGGCGGTGCGAAGAAGCTGGGCATCGACAACCGGCTGGAAAACATTGGCAGCGCCACCTCCTACGTCGGCTATGGCGCTGGCTGGGCACAGGCGAACAGTTCGCCGTCGTGGCTGGTAAAGGGATACCCGACCGAAGGCGGAACCAGGGTCACCGCCTTCGCTTCCGGCAAGGGCGTAGTGGGAGACCGGATCGCGCGCGGTTACCTTAGCGTCACCGATGTGGCCCCGACGCTGCTCGACCTCGCAGGCCTGTCGCAACCCGCCAGCTTCAAGGGCAGGCCAATCCTGCCTTTCGAAGGCAAGAGCCTTGTCCCGGTGCTGGAAAACAAGGCCGCCGAAGTGCGCGGCCCCGCCGAGCCGGTCGGCACGGAACTGTTCTACCGCCGCGCGCTGCGCAAGGGCGACTGGAAGGCGGTCTACATCCCCAAGACCGGCTCTACCTACCCCCGCGACGGCGCAGGGGAAGGCAAGTGGCAGTTGTTCAACCTCGCCACCGACCCGGCAGAGAGTTCGGACATGGCGGCAAGTCATGCCGAAAAACTGGCTGAACTCGTCGCCGACTGGGATAGCTACGCCAAAGCCAAGGGCGTGATCCTGCCCGCTCCGCCAGTGAGCGCGACCGCGAAGTGAATGCGTTGGTACCCTGGCTCAAGTCGCACGCGATGGATCGCCGGCCGCAGCCTGCTGGATAACTAAGCGCCGGAGGGCGCGCGGTCGTTCATCCAGACCGCACGCCCTCCGGCGATCCTAGTCGCTACCGTGGCAGGTTACGCCGTAGCTCGAAACAGTGGGCCATTCTGCGTCGCCCACGGTGGTGACGGAGAGCCTGCCCGAATGGCCGATATAACCGAAGCTGCAATAACCGAACCCCGTGCCGGAGCAGCTTTCCGCCTCCTTGATACCGTTGTCGAACAATTCTGCGGCGCGGTCGTCCCGCTGTTCGCCCCCGGGGAGGCTCGGAGACGGAACCCAGCCTGCCTTGGCCAGAATGCTGTGGGCCTTGTTGATCGGCATGCCCTGGATATTGGGTAGAGTACCCTTGCCGCCGCAGACCGTATCCGACTTGGGCAGAGCGGCGACGGTTACGGCCCCGTCCTGGGCAAAGCGGATGTCGGCCAGCGGCTGAGGCACGAAATCGCCGTCGAGAATACGGATCGCATTGCCGTCGATCCGCTTGAGACTCCCGATTGAGGTGGCCGTGCCCGGGCGTTTGCCCATATAGACGATCGCCTTGAGCATGCCGTCTTTGAACAGGCCGACGTTGCCTTCGGTCAGCAGGCACGAACCGCTGGTGCCCTGCTCCGTGGTGCCAACGAAACTGACCACGTCATAGCCGCCGACCGCCGCTTCGCCGGTCACGCTCCAGCCCTTGGCCTCGACCGCTTTCGCCGCTGCGGAGTGGAGGACATCGAGCAGCGGTCCACATTGATCGGTGCCGCTATCGGGATGGTTGGGAACGGAAGATGCGGCAACGATGCGCAGTCCCTTCACTTCGGAACGCAGCACCGGACCGGCCTCGGCAGGCGGCGCATCCAACACATTCCCGACCTCGCTAGCCTGCGACGACGGAGCCTGCGCCGGGTCAGCGTCAGGCTCGGAGGAACAACCGGCAGCCAGCAGCGCCGCCGCCGCGATAATGGCGGGAGAGGCATGGGGCGACAGGAATTTCATCGTCGTATCTCCTTGGTCAGCGTCCCTGCTATCCATGGGAGGCGGCACATGGTCCATCGGTTTCAGCGAATAAGTTCGCCGCAACTGTTACGGGAAAGGCGCGATGGCGGGCAGCGGGGTTCATCATCCGGCTTGCTTATCGCAGCTCCCGGGACCAAAACCGGCCATGACGGAAGAAGACAGCCCATCCATCAGCAGGCCGCAAAGGCGCCTGCTCCGCCGAATCTATAACGGTCGCACCGTTCCCATCATCGCTGACGGCAGACCATTCCTGACCTACAAAGACGCGAGCCAGTACCTCCAGTCGCTGGCGCCCGAGGCCCGTGACGCGGTCTACGCCCAAATGAAGGGCGAGGAGCAATAGCGCAGATTCCGGTCGGTTGAGGCTACCGCGTGAGGTAGCCTGCTTCGGCCGCAAGACTATGTCCGGTCACGTAGCTCGCGGCATCGGAGCATAGCCATGCGCTTGCTTCGGCCACTTCCTCGGGTCTGCCGAAACGGCCAAGCAGGCTTAGGGCCGGAGCAAATTCGGCTTCAGTGTGACCGCTCGATTCGAGGGCGCCGCGCAGCATCGGGGTATCGATCGCACCGGGCAGGACAGCGTTCACCCGTATTCCGTGAGGGGCGTATTCAAGGCTACCGGTCTTGGTCAGACCGATCACCCCGTGCTTGGCGGCAACGTAGGCAGAGTTGCCGGGCTGCGGCCGCACCGAGCTGACCGAACCGACATTGACGATGGCCCCGCCGCCACCTTGCGCAAGGAATTGGCGGATCTGGTACTTCATGCAAAGCATCACCGCGCGCAGATCGATGCGGATGACGCGGTCCCACACCTCCATGTCGGCCTCGGCGATCGGCAGGCTGTCCGGGGTGATTGCGGCATTGTTCACGGCGCAGTCGAGCCGGCCGAATGCCGCCACCGTCCCGGCCACCAGATCGCGGACCTGCGTTTCCTCGCCCACATCGCAAAGGATGAACCGGGCTTCACCGCCTGCCGCGACGATGGAGGCAACGGTTTCCTCGCCTGCCTGCGCATTTATATCCGATACGATCACTTTCGCCCCGTAATCTGCAAAGACGCGCGCCGTCGCGGCGCCCATGCCCATGCCGGCCCCCGTGACGATGGCGACTTTGCCGTCCAGGCGATTGCGAGCATTTTGTGTCATGCCTGATATTCCTCTGCCCGATTGGCCGGTGGAGCCGACCTGTTGCTTTCTTTCATCGACACCCATGGCGGACCTGTCTCCTGACAACAGGGCTAGGCCATCAAATATTGCAACTGCGCTCCAACGCGGCGACGGCAATGTCCGGCAAGATAAACGTCGGCGAAGTCGTGCGGGATTACGCTTCGGCATACCCTCATTGTCCAACAGCGCGTTCGTTGGTGCAGTCAAAAGGATAGTTTTCAACCTGCGGTGAGAGGGCGCATCCCGACATCAAAACCTGTCACACAGGAATGAATCGGAGATGGTGGATGACTGAAGAGCGTAAATGGGACCTCGAGGCAGACGTCGTCGTTCTCGGGTCCGGCGGGGCCGCCATGACGGCAGCGATTTCCGCCCATGATTTCGGCGCGAAAGACGTGGTCATCCTGGAAAAGACCGGGATGATTGGCGGGACCACCGCCATGTCAGGCGGCATGCTCTGGATTCCGGGTAACCACCATCAGATCGAAGCCGGCATCGAGGAAGACGACGAGGACGTCGTCACTTACCTCGATTCCCTGGCGCCCGGCGGCCTTGACCCCGATACGCTGATGGCCTTCATGGAAAGCGGCCCGGAAATGATCCGCTATCTCGCGGACAAGACCCCGGTGCGCTTCCAGGCCTTTATCGATTTCCCCGACTATCAGCCCTATGTGCCGGGCGCCAAGGCTGACGGCGGACGCTCGCTGGACAACGAAGCGTTTTCCTTCCAGCGTCTCGGCAAG
Proteins encoded in this window:
- a CDS encoding SDR family NAD(P)-dependent oxidoreductase, encoding MTQNARNRLDGKVAIVTGAGMGMGAATARVFADYGAKVIVSDINAQAGEETVASIVAAGGEARFILCDVGEETQVRDLVAGTVAAFGRLDCAVNNAAITPDSLPIAEADMEVWDRVIRIDLRAVMLCMKYQIRQFLAQGGGGAIVNVGSVSSVRPQPGNSAYVAAKHGVIGLTKTGSLEYAPHGIRVNAVLPGAIDTPMLRGALESSGHTEAEFAPALSLLGRFGRPEEVAEASAWLCSDAASYVTGHSLAAEAGYLTR
- a CDS encoding TonB-dependent receptor, translating into MKRILRATTLALIGTTALAAMPVLAEDGAAAADEAAAGEANVARGGGTDIIVTARRRNERIQDVPVAANAFGGEQLAATRTYNLRDLQQLTPSLVVTQTNPRNTSINIRGLGNNVSVYNDGLEPAVGVYVDQVYLARPGQAVFDLSDVERIEVLRGPQGTLFGKNTSAGAVVVTTKSPTFEPDAGGDITVGNYNFRQLHAYASGALVDDLLAARIYVSKTDRDGYMTNRYDGDDTQDYHDLGLRGQLLFTPSSNFKLRLIGDYGRQHSKTSASVLTGVITRYDNGTVFANNYYDRAARAGYTPVAVNPGARIVDTNANPRYKMNQWGLNSIAELSIPGNTITSVTAYRAWNWYPHNDGDSTSLDAGTDFHQSNEQRQFSQELRIASEGTRKVDYVAGLYYLWQSIDAESLNAYGRDAAAWFVAPSVNSTAAAAALNGYTITGRSRPVTNSYAAFGQAIWHVTPTIDFTGGLRYTYEIKTGYFDQTATGASLNGLTAAQLTAANTIRGRYGVANYYSASTSEGRLSGGATLSWKVTPDSLIYATYAHGHKFGGLNLANITTTGAFAADPVIKPETIDSYELGLKTAWFGNRLTANLAAFWTDDADYQTTVVDVDRNNLSYFTNVGKVRTRGFEGDLRANPAPWLSLYASGAYTDAKYVSYADAPCPIEITGQTTCDLSGRRLPGVSKWAASAGGEAHAGVGSVLGRDSEVYAGGDYSYRSNFYTTASLSRYSQIPAFSLVNARLGVRALDGLVDIQVWGRNLTNKLYYLSLAAGTTGAIAGTLGDPRTYGVTVKTRF
- a CDS encoding arylsulfatase; translated protein: MSTLLTSPLAAQTSLVPAAPASAAQEAKRPNFLVIVADDLGWSDLGAFGGEIATPNLDALATSGVRFTGFHTAPTCSPTRSMLLSGVDNHEAGIGTMAESLGPSQIGRPGYEGYLNDRVASIAELLQQGGYRTVMSGKWHLGLTPGRGPAARGFERSFALLQGLGNHFGGDQDGAWKKAKANSVYRDDGAVTRFPIGRYSADYFADRLIGFLDEGASDARPFFAYLPFTTPHWPMQAPAETIAKYKGRYDAGYEALRQKRLVRQKELGLVALDQQPHAPDGVKPWDSLSPEQKALEARKMEVYAAMVDRMDQNVGRVIAELKRTGKYEDTVIVFLADNGPEGSEIDAPFQVRGVAGGAKKLGIDNRLENIGSATSYVGYGAGWAQANSSPSWLVKGYPTEGGTRVTAFASGKGVVGDRIARGYLSVTDVAPTLLDLAGLSQPASFKGRPILPFEGKSLVPVLENKAAEVRGPAEPVGTELFYRRALRKGDWKAVYIPKTGSTYPRDGAGEGKWQLFNLATDPAESSDMAASHAEKLAELVADWDSYAKAKGVILPAPPVSATAK